The following coding sequences lie in one Sphingobium sp. KCTC 72723 genomic window:
- a CDS encoding helix-turn-helix domain-containing protein produces the protein MVKIVSSIEPTKVLPIKPKADTRKASEKKYGKPVMDLGFCIVPSLLMQAQARLGINPVQFNIIMHLADIWWDVAQRPWPKKQLLAERMGMSERQVQRQIAELESAGLVQRIERTRPGRGKTSNEYDLSGLVKRLKELEPEFTEMKQENQKRRKAVSLPKHRRVSA, from the coding sequence ATGGTCAAAATCGTCTCATCTATCGAGCCTACCAAAGTCTTGCCGATCAAACCAAAGGCCGACACCCGCAAGGCGTCGGAGAAGAAATACGGCAAGCCGGTCATGGACCTGGGTTTCTGTATCGTACCATCGCTGCTGATGCAGGCGCAGGCACGCCTTGGCATTAACCCGGTGCAGTTCAACATAATTATGCATCTGGCCGACATCTGGTGGGACGTCGCGCAACGGCCTTGGCCGAAAAAGCAGCTGCTGGCTGAGCGCATGGGTATGAGCGAGCGGCAGGTGCAGCGTCAGATAGCCGAGCTGGAAAGTGCCGGCCTTGTTCAGCGTATCGAGCGCACCCGGCCTGGGCGCGGCAAAACCAGCAACGAATACGACCTGTCCGGTCTGGTGAAGCGATTGAAAGAACTGGAGCCAGAGTTCACTGAAATGAAGCAGGAGAACCAGAAGCGCCGCAAGGCGGTTTCCCTGCCCAAGCATCGCCGGGTCTCGGCGTAA
- a CDS encoding TIR domain-containing protein: MSHSPDLFEQINNAVLDLQSAQYQSYDRPLKTLAHLLKNPDLAPYNVQLTDGLDLDAFLAENESRGGMVGGDKLAWPVEPEKVLGLTLLLIQRFAEKPHDMASFGHTYYYTGRKIIGDVRAVTSQVIIPFARDYKAYVMSHGSSAPALARPSSHNTKVFIVHGHDGEARETVARYLEKIGFAPIILHEQANRGRTVIEKVEANSDVGFAVVLLTPDDEGCKKGDSPEPRARQNVLLELGYFIGKLGRDRVCAFQRGTVNIPSDFAGVVWTMMDESNGWKQELARELSAAGYAIDWNTVMK; this comes from the coding sequence ATGAGCCACAGTCCTGATCTGTTTGAACAAATCAATAATGCGGTGCTCGATCTTCAGAGCGCCCAATATCAGAGTTACGATCGTCCGCTGAAGACGCTGGCGCATTTGCTGAAGAACCCGGATTTGGCGCCCTACAACGTGCAACTGACCGATGGGCTGGACCTCGATGCCTTCTTAGCTGAAAATGAATCGCGTGGTGGCATGGTTGGTGGTGACAAGCTGGCCTGGCCGGTCGAACCAGAGAAAGTGTTAGGTCTAACTCTGCTACTCATTCAGCGATTCGCGGAAAAGCCGCACGACATGGCGAGTTTCGGACACACCTACTATTACACTGGCCGTAAGATCATCGGCGATGTTCGCGCCGTTACATCCCAGGTCATCATCCCCTTCGCACGAGATTATAAAGCCTATGTCATGAGCCACGGCAGCTCTGCCCCAGCACTGGCGCGCCCTTCGTCACACAATACCAAAGTGTTCATCGTCCACGGGCATGACGGCGAGGCGCGCGAGACGGTTGCCCGCTATCTGGAAAAAATCGGGTTTGCCCCGATCATTCTGCATGAGCAGGCCAATCGCGGCCGCACCGTCATCGAAAAGGTGGAGGCCAATAGCGATGTGGGTTTTGCCGTCGTTTTGCTGACCCCGGATGACGAAGGCTGTAAAAAGGGAGATTCCCCAGAACCGCGTGCCAGACAGAATGTGCTTCTTGAACTGGGCTACTTTATCGGGAAGCTGGGCCGCGACCGCGTGTGCGCTTTCCAGCGCGGTACGGTGAATATTCCGAGTGACTTCGCCGGAGTGGTTTGGACCATGATGGATGAGAGCAATGGCTGGAAGCAGGAGCTGGCGCGCGAACTTTCGGCTGCCGGTTATGCGATTGACTGGAATACTGTCATGAAGTGA
- a CDS encoding HNH endonuclease, which produces MADRKALPVATRLRLFSEAAGYCQKPECLDALFPVELGGDKHIAEMAHVIPHGEAGPRHGDRPAGDFDPDAFENLILLCPTCHTKIDKDPDGFPRTILLEWKQNHLANLASQQGIRAYEDRAQVRAAVVGVMAENKAIWDKFAPEHGSEFEYDPESEASQAWRQRMRSVILPNHYHAQAIIKANLGLATDDERRTFAEYQEHVRGLSERHVCGVAGRAIRFPETMEGIFS; this is translated from the coding sequence ATGGCAGACCGAAAGGCATTACCGGTGGCTACACGACTTCGGTTGTTTTCCGAAGCAGCAGGTTATTGTCAGAAGCCGGAATGCCTCGATGCTCTTTTCCCGGTCGAACTGGGCGGGGACAAGCACATTGCTGAAATGGCGCATGTCATTCCGCATGGCGAGGCCGGACCGCGTCATGGAGATAGACCGGCTGGCGATTTCGACCCCGACGCCTTTGAAAACCTGATCTTGCTGTGCCCGACGTGCCATACGAAGATCGATAAGGATCCCGATGGTTTCCCGCGCACCATCCTCCTGGAGTGGAAGCAGAACCACCTCGCTAACCTGGCCTCACAGCAAGGGATCAGGGCTTATGAAGATCGCGCTCAGGTAAGAGCTGCCGTCGTCGGGGTGATGGCCGAGAACAAAGCAATCTGGGACAAGTTCGCCCCCGAGCATGGCTCCGAATTCGAGTATGATCCGGAGTCCGAAGCCTCCCAAGCCTGGAGGCAGCGGATGAGGAGCGTCATCCTCCCCAACCACTATCACGCTCAGGCGATTATCAAGGCGAACCTGGGGCTTGCCACTGACGACGAACGCCGGACATTTGCAGAATATCAGGAACATGTTCGTGGTCTGTCGGAACGCCACGTCTGCGGCGTCGCCGGCCGCGCAATCCGTTTCCCCGAAACGATGGAAGGCATTTTTTCTTGA
- a CDS encoding TfoX/Sxy family protein, with protein sequence MASDRRTVEFLVEQMAGGGTVSAKAMFGEFGIYCDGKMVALVCDDHLFVKPTVGGWAFAAGSEEAPPYPGAKPCLLIDAEKWDDREWLAEIVRITSQELPAPKVRTKRKSG encoded by the coding sequence ATGGCGTCCGATCGTAGAACCGTTGAATTCCTTGTTGAGCAAATGGCAGGCGGCGGCACCGTTTCAGCCAAGGCGATGTTTGGCGAATTCGGCATTTATTGCGATGGGAAAATGGTCGCATTGGTCTGCGACGACCACCTATTCGTAAAGCCCACGGTTGGAGGGTGGGCCTTCGCTGCCGGTTCGGAAGAAGCCCCTCCATATCCCGGTGCTAAGCCTTGTCTCCTGATCGACGCGGAAAAGTGGGATGACCGTGAGTGGCTTGCCGAGATCGTTCGTATCACATCTCAGGAATTGCCTGCTCCCAAGGTCAGGACCAAGCGCAAATCCGGTTGA
- a CDS encoding RelA/SpoT domain-containing protein — MTFEDYQQGGRGRYLALVDAVQNILRHALAQHEMVAHGLTGRAKEFASLRKKLGDREIGLDQPMDEIKDLAGCRVVFLTNSQVDAFNNTRALHENFEVLSVNVHHPVPGTDTETKLFDSTNYLVRLKPERLALTEYRQFEGLSAEIQIQTLLNHAWAEMGHDTIYKKPKLTHVGKARMAAIGERMNKVMQDHLIPAGHDFDKIAGDFGRLLRADGASEAMIATIEYADNNNELEDALETYTDLVLPHFDEPDAEFSVRLEALIDAVERSRDYPVIPIRWEHGELPGKSGHDVAWRVAQLIRSHRYFEPDRTFHALVRLYQGARKEDERRLWIEAGEELAKHNLAVWKQYGPEAQQVILDELDRLDGDAIVEARPLLVAMLAHVLSAEVGGATWRSDSVMIHQGAVRPSDVLRALRNRSIAELEQWLDAAASDAERLPILQALGKADSMPMQGGDELMLMLLEDGARVARLILDRAPHWGLELRRGREVDALQTHYRYHVLPPTLAEKPELVEAQRALIDALLGLRDQLAADPDFMLYKTLIGHDSVHPGAWDGDHFDYEATDEWRRDCYPAIIAEVTAQTVPEWKARIDRYSDAVGFDGGHFMPMRTFLGLLAEQKPEVGLLMAEGVSEQGSYFLSDILAGLERAGRLDAALALIDRWLADGHYLSAIGDYLNRKPAPDIERLTAYVSKAIERDEQVSVVSTATIAAKWYNGAADPALIELVLIPVARYASDHRLPHWIGSFHAHGYGQILRDLTPEQADVLLTSFIDIPMLDYRAVRLLVDVGSRHPQLIIDFFGTRLGRERGESRDRFDPVPFEPHDLAKVLSPHADLLLPAVRQWYDEEPSFHEYRGGRLLKHTFPKLTDAVSEQLTDLARRGDERDLKFILKSLAPYEGDEQLYPVAMEVVDRLEPGDKLLNRVSDMLGATGVVTGEFGFVEAHARRKELIERYRDDARPRVRAYARDRARELAQHMAWEQRRAARDVAQRRRHWNEE; from the coding sequence ATGACATTCGAGGATTATCAGCAGGGCGGGCGCGGGCGCTATCTCGCGCTCGTTGACGCCGTGCAAAACATTCTTCGGCATGCGCTCGCCCAGCATGAGATGGTCGCGCACGGGCTGACCGGCCGAGCGAAGGAGTTTGCTTCACTTCGTAAAAAGCTAGGGGATCGCGAAATCGGGCTCGATCAGCCGATGGACGAGATCAAGGATCTGGCAGGATGTCGGGTCGTGTTCCTGACCAATTCCCAGGTCGACGCCTTCAATAACACCCGCGCACTCCACGAGAATTTCGAGGTGCTGAGCGTTAACGTCCATCACCCGGTGCCGGGCACTGATACCGAGACGAAGCTGTTTGACAGCACCAATTACCTGGTCCGGCTGAAGCCGGAGCGGTTGGCGCTCACGGAATATCGCCAATTCGAGGGCCTCAGCGCCGAAATCCAGATTCAAACGCTCCTCAATCATGCCTGGGCCGAGATGGGGCACGACACCATCTACAAGAAGCCCAAGCTCACTCATGTCGGCAAGGCGCGGATGGCAGCGATCGGCGAACGCATGAACAAGGTCATGCAGGATCACCTGATTCCGGCCGGGCATGATTTCGACAAGATCGCGGGCGACTTCGGCCGGCTGCTACGGGCCGATGGCGCTTCGGAAGCGATGATCGCGACGATCGAGTACGCAGACAATAACAACGAACTCGAGGATGCGCTCGAGACCTATACCGATCTCGTCCTGCCACATTTCGACGAGCCCGATGCAGAGTTTTCAGTCCGGCTCGAGGCTCTAATAGATGCGGTCGAGCGATCGCGCGACTATCCGGTCATTCCCATTCGATGGGAGCATGGTGAACTTCCCGGGAAGTCCGGTCACGATGTCGCGTGGCGGGTCGCCCAGTTGATCCGCTCGCACCGCTATTTCGAGCCCGACCGCACCTTCCATGCGCTGGTTCGGCTTTACCAAGGCGCGCGCAAAGAGGATGAGCGACGGCTCTGGATCGAGGCCGGCGAGGAACTCGCAAAGCATAATCTTGCTGTCTGGAAGCAATATGGTCCGGAAGCACAGCAGGTAATCCTGGACGAGCTGGATCGGCTCGACGGCGACGCGATCGTCGAGGCGCGCCCGCTGCTTGTGGCGATGCTGGCGCATGTCCTTTCGGCCGAAGTCGGCGGCGCGACGTGGCGCTCCGACAGCGTGATGATCCACCAGGGTGCGGTTCGGCCGTCGGACGTCCTACGCGCCCTGCGGAACAGGTCGATCGCCGAGCTGGAACAGTGGCTTGATGCCGCGGCCAGCGATGCCGAGCGGCTGCCGATCCTGCAGGCGCTTGGCAAGGCTGACTCCATGCCCATGCAGGGCGGGGATGAGCTCATGCTGATGCTGCTTGAGGACGGCGCTCGCGTCGCGCGCCTCATTCTCGATCGCGCGCCGCACTGGGGACTGGAATTGCGTCGCGGCCGTGAGGTGGACGCGCTCCAAACCCATTATCGCTACCATGTCCTGCCGCCGACCCTGGCGGAGAAGCCCGAACTCGTCGAAGCGCAGAGGGCGTTGATCGACGCTTTGCTCGGCCTGCGCGATCAGCTCGCCGCCGATCCCGACTTCATGCTCTATAAGACACTGATCGGGCACGACAGCGTCCATCCCGGGGCCTGGGACGGCGACCATTTCGACTATGAGGCGACAGACGAGTGGCGGCGTGACTGCTACCCAGCAATCATCGCCGAGGTGACAGCTCAAACTGTTCCGGAATGGAAGGCGCGCATCGACCGTTATAGCGATGCCGTCGGCTTCGATGGCGGACATTTCATGCCGATGCGTACCTTCCTTGGCCTTCTGGCCGAACAGAAGCCCGAGGTCGGGTTGCTGATGGCAGAGGGTGTCAGCGAGCAGGGCTCCTATTTTCTCTCCGACATTCTCGCTGGGCTTGAGCGCGCGGGGCGCCTGGATGCGGCCCTGGCGTTGATCGATCGCTGGCTTGCGGACGGGCACTACCTTTCGGCGATCGGCGACTATCTCAACCGCAAGCCGGCTCCTGACATAGAGCGGCTGACCGCCTATGTGTCGAAGGCAATCGAGCGGGACGAACAGGTCTCGGTGGTGAGCACGGCAACGATCGCAGCGAAATGGTATAATGGCGCGGCCGATCCGGCTCTAATCGAGCTCGTGCTGATACCGGTCGCCCGCTACGCGTCCGACCATCGGCTGCCCCACTGGATCGGCAGCTTCCACGCGCACGGCTATGGGCAAATTCTCCGGGACCTGACCCCGGAACAAGCCGATGTGCTGCTGACCTCGTTCATTGACATCCCAATGCTCGACTATCGGGCTGTGCGGCTGCTGGTTGATGTCGGGAGCCGGCATCCGCAGCTGATCATAGATTTTTTCGGCACCCGCTTGGGGAGAGAGCGCGGCGAATCCCGCGATCGCTTCGACCCGGTTCCGTTCGAACCGCATGATCTGGCGAAGGTGCTGTCACCCCATGCGGACCTCCTCCTGCCGGCGGTGCGTCAATGGTATGACGAGGAGCCGAGCTTCCACGAATATCGCGGCGGCCGGCTTCTCAAGCACACTTTTCCCAAGCTGACCGATGCGGTCTCGGAACAGCTCACCGACCTCGCCCGGCGAGGCGATGAGCGAGATCTGAAGTTCATCCTCAAGAGCCTCGCACCCTATGAGGGGGACGAACAGCTGTATCCCGTCGCGATGGAGGTGGTCGATCGCCTCGAGCCGGGCGACAAGCTCCTCAACCGGGTCTCGGATATGCTGGGCGCGACCGGTGTCGTGACCGGTGAGTTCGGCTTCGTCGAGGCGCATGCCCGGCGCAAGGAGTTGATCGAGCGTTATCGCGACGATGCAAGGCCGCGCGTGCGGGCTTATGCGAGGGACCGGGCGCGCGAGCTTGCCCAGCATATGGCGTGGGAACAGCGAAGGGCGGCGCGCGACGTGGCCCAACGACGGCGCCACTGGAACGAGGAATGA
- a CDS encoding Fic family protein, with translation MARLIPEADLQAIEAAVAQFPDGASAAQITGALAEPGARRTLQYRLRALVDAGRLRLIGEGRAARYHHGDEIIAQPGPADIVPISPEGSAVLAYVRQPVAVRQPVGYERSFLDRYRPNETFYLTQQQRDHLATIGKPQIEAAAAGTYAKQILNRLLIDLAWNSSRLEGNTYSLLDTRRLLDFGEAAEGRGPREAQMILNHKDAIEFLVANANDVGFNRYTILNLHALLANNLLADPTAVGRLRHIIVGIDGSTFHPLEGPGLIEECFDQILATAAAIDDPFEQAFFIMVQLPYLQPFDDVNKRVSRLAANIPMIRANLAPLSFTEVPGDLYTRATLGVYERNDITLLRDVFLWAYQRSAARYAAVRQSMGEPDPFRLRYREQLRDVVRDVVLGAMSRQATRAHLVTTSREFIPTADQDQFAEVAETELLGLHEGNFARYLVRPSEFAVWQQIWNAG, from the coding sequence GTGGCACGACTAATACCTGAAGCTGACCTACAAGCGATCGAGGCCGCTGTGGCCCAATTCCCGGATGGTGCGTCAGCAGCGCAGATCACTGGCGCGCTCGCGGAACCTGGTGCCCGTCGTACCCTCCAATATCGTCTTCGCGCCTTGGTTGACGCGGGTCGGCTACGCCTTATCGGCGAAGGGCGTGCAGCCCGATATCACCATGGTGATGAGATCATCGCCCAGCCTGGCCCAGCCGACATCGTCCCGATATCACCTGAAGGCAGCGCTGTCCTTGCCTATGTGCGCCAGCCCGTCGCGGTGCGACAACCGGTCGGCTATGAACGCAGCTTCCTGGATCGTTACCGGCCCAACGAAACCTTCTATCTGACCCAGCAGCAGCGCGATCATCTGGCTACAATCGGCAAGCCGCAGATTGAGGCCGCAGCGGCAGGCACCTACGCGAAGCAGATATTGAACAGGCTGCTTATCGACCTTGCATGGAATTCCAGCCGTCTCGAAGGCAACACATATTCGCTGCTCGATACGCGGCGGCTGCTGGATTTCGGGGAAGCCGCAGAGGGGCGCGGACCGCGCGAAGCGCAGATGATCCTCAATCATAAGGATGCGATCGAGTTTCTCGTCGCCAACGCCAACGATGTCGGGTTCAATCGCTATACGATACTCAACCTGCATGCGTTATTGGCGAACAATCTGTTAGCTGACCCGACGGCGGTGGGGCGACTGCGCCACATCATCGTAGGGATAGACGGTTCAACTTTTCATCCACTGGAAGGTCCGGGTCTCATCGAGGAGTGCTTCGATCAAATCCTTGCCACAGCGGCGGCCATCGACGATCCATTCGAGCAGGCCTTTTTCATAATGGTGCAGCTTCCTTATCTTCAGCCCTTTGACGATGTGAATAAGCGCGTATCACGCCTCGCCGCCAATATTCCCATGATCCGGGCGAACCTTGCGCCATTGTCGTTCACCGAGGTTCCAGGCGACCTTTACACGCGCGCCACGCTTGGCGTCTATGAACGCAACGACATAACATTGCTGCGCGACGTATTCCTTTGGGCCTATCAGCGATCCGCAGCGCGCTACGCCGCCGTTCGTCAATCAATGGGTGAGCCAGACCCCTTCCGCCTGCGCTATCGGGAACAGTTGCGCGATGTCGTTCGGGATGTTGTGCTCGGTGCCATGAGCCGACAGGCGACACGCGCGCATCTGGTCACGACGTCCCGTGAATTCATCCCAACGGCCGATCAGGACCAGTTTGCCGAGGTCGCAGAAACGGAGTTGCTGGGCTTGCACGAGGGCAATTTCGCGCGATACCTGGTTCGTCCGTCGGAATTTGCTGTATGGCAACAAATCTGGAACGCAGGCTGA
- a CDS encoding IS110 family transposase, with protein sequence MEISTIGLDLAKNVFQVHGISATGEVVIRKALRRSQMLPFFEKLPPCLVGAEACGTSHHWARELTKLGHEVRLMPAAYVKPYVKRGKNDAADAEAICEAVTRQTMRFVPIKSREQQAALSLHRVRQLLIKQRTQLVNMMRSVLAELGVAIPVGIVKALQMAREIVDGESELDLPTEAANVVTVLAGQLLQLHAQLRKLDLRLAALQRSDERARRLATIPGIGPIGATALAASVTDPSQFSSGRQFAAWLGLTPRQSSSGGKERLGRITKMGDRYLRQLLVVGATALVRYAKQKPSTVDPRFVALLARKPARVASVAIANKMARIAWAVMARGGVFERGHAPMLAAA encoded by the coding sequence ATGGAGATTAGCACGATCGGCCTCGATTTGGCCAAGAACGTTTTTCAGGTTCACGGTATCAGCGCGACCGGTGAGGTCGTCATTCGCAAGGCGCTGCGACGATCGCAGATGCTACCGTTCTTCGAGAAGCTGCCGCCGTGCCTGGTAGGCGCCGAGGCTTGCGGGACGTCGCATCACTGGGCGCGCGAACTGACCAAGCTGGGTCATGAGGTGCGGCTGATGCCGGCGGCTTACGTGAAGCCTTACGTAAAGCGGGGCAAAAACGACGCCGCCGATGCCGAGGCGATCTGCGAGGCAGTTACACGTCAGACGATGCGGTTCGTGCCCATCAAGTCGCGCGAGCAGCAGGCGGCGTTGTCGCTGCACCGCGTGCGCCAGCTGTTGATCAAACAGCGCACGCAGCTGGTGAACATGATGCGCAGCGTGCTCGCAGAACTGGGCGTCGCCATCCCGGTCGGGATCGTGAAGGCACTGCAGATGGCGCGGGAAATCGTCGACGGAGAGTCTGAGCTCGATCTGCCAACCGAAGCGGCGAACGTCGTCACAGTGCTGGCAGGGCAACTGCTCCAGCTTCACGCCCAGTTACGCAAGCTCGACCTGCGTCTCGCCGCTCTGCAGCGGAGCGACGAGCGGGCCCGGCGTCTGGCGACGATCCCTGGTATCGGGCCGATCGGCGCGACCGCACTCGCCGCGTCGGTGACCGATCCAAGCCAGTTCTCGTCAGGGCGCCAATTCGCCGCCTGGCTAGGGCTGACCCCGCGACAGAGTTCGAGTGGCGGCAAGGAACGCTTGGGGCGCATTACCAAGATGGGCGACCGATATCTGCGGCAGCTCCTGGTTGTCGGCGCAACCGCGCTCGTCCGATACGCCAAGCAGAAACCCAGCACGGTCGATCCGCGCTTTGTCGCTCTGCTTGCCAGAAAGCCCGCGCGTGTCGCCTCGGTCGCCATCGCTAACAAGATGGCGCGGATCGCATGGGCAGTTATGGCGCGCGGCGGCGTCTTCGAACGCGGGCATGCGCCTATGCTGGCGGCAGCATAG